CGCATTGATTGCCCTTGGGGATTACCGTACTACGCCTTGACCGGTGCGTCTTATTCGCCAGCCGATGGCAAAGAACGCACCTACACCATGGTCGAGGATACGGCGCGGTACTTCCGATTAATGAGAGATTGGGCAGAGCGTCAGCCGAAAGTGATGCGAGTGTTGGAAGAATTAGATATTCCGCCAGAGAACCTGAACCAAGCGATGCAAGAACTTGATGAAGTGATTCGCGCTTGGGCCGATAGGCATCACCGTGCCGATGGTGAGCCAATGGTGCTACAGATGGTTTTTGGCCCGAAAGTGGACTAGAGGTGAAAAGAAGGGTTGAATGTTGAAACTTGGGAAGATAATCTGTAATCTCCTCAAAAGTGCAACATCAATAACAACATTCAAACCTTCAACCTTCAACCTTCAAACCTTCAAACCTTCAACCCAAGCTGTACCAGCGCCCTGCTAAAACCAGCAGCACTGCTACGATCGCACCAATCAGGGTATTGATAAAATTCACCACTTCATTCGTCATCCAGTCAAATTTGGATTGAAGGGTTGCCCCAATTAAGCTCTCTACGTTGGTGGCGATGAAGGCAGATATTACACAAAATAAGACATCTGTCAAGGAAATCAGATTCACCCCCCAACCGATGAAGGCGATCGCAATTGAACCCACGACACCGGCGATCGTTCCTTCCAAGCTAATTGCCCCCTCAGTCCCCCGCGCCACAGGCTGTAAGGTAGTGATGAGAAACGTTCGTTTTCCGTAGGCTTTGCCCACCTCACTACCACAAGTATCCGAGAGCTTAGTGGCAAAACTGGCGACATAGCCCAGAAGCAACAAACTCCGATAAGGCGGCGCAACCAATAACGTGCCTAAGGCACAGAGTGCCCCAGTCAGAGCAGAACCCCAGACATTTTCCGGCCCTCTGGCACCCGATCGCTTCTCCGCAATGCCTGCGGCTTCCTTTTGCTCCATCCCGATGCGGGTAACAGCAGAGCCGACGAGGAAGTAAAACATCACAACCACATAGCCCTGCCAACCTAAAGTTCCCCAGATGAGAACACCGAGCAGCCACGCGTGAAATATCCCGGCTGGAGTGAGTAACTTCTTTGGGGCAATCCAGACAATCGCCAGTAAAACCGTGTTCAAGCCAACCGCAACCAGCCAAGGAGTGAAAGAAGTAGTAAAAAGCATCACAAATTTGTGAGGGACATCTTATTGTGATTTTAGAGTTAAGAACACTCAGACAAAATCTAAATCTAAAATCAGTATGTAAGCAACCCACGGCTAAAAGCGCGTGCGCTTCAGCCCGGATCAAGCCAATCTAAACAAGGGCAACACTTCGGCAAGGATCAGTGTCCATTGCCCTTCTAATAGACAAGCTATCCCTGGACTTCCGGGGAGGCTTACAGCTCCCCCAAGAGCGGCAATTAATATTGCCGCATTTATATCAGCATCATGTTCAAATCCACAATGCCCACACTTAAATTTCTTCCCGTTCCGATACGACTTCCCCTTTTCAGGGTGAACGTGTCGGCAACGCGAACAGGTTTGGCTTGTGTAAGCAGGGGGGACAAACACAACTGGAACTCCGGCAATTGCAGCTTTGTACTTTACGAATATCCTGAGTTGATAAAAAGCCCAGTTATTCGTTCTACGCCGCTCAGTTTTGCTGCGTGGTTTTTGGTTGAGGCTATCCCTGATTCCGGTCAAATCCTCAAACGCCAATGCAGCATCAGATTGCTTTGCCTCAGTTACCAGTTGCTTACTGATGTCGTGGTTCAGCCACTTCTGAAAGCGACGTTCTCTCCCAGAAAGCCTTCTCAGCAACCGTCTAGAGTTGCGAGTGCGTTTGGATTGAACGTTTGCTCTGACTCTACTAAATTTGTCTCTAACAGACTGGATGTGTTCACCACTCCAGGATTTACCTGTAGAGGTGGTAGCAATATCTTTGCGACCAAGATCGACTCCAATCACTTTGGGTGTTTTACCCGTTGGTGGGGTGTCTATCTCAACCACAAAGTTGATGTAATAATCGCCCTTCTTAGACTTATTCAGTGTTGCACTGGTGAGGTTTTGCCCTCTGAGCAGCGCAATCTGATATCCACCGATGGACAGCTTAAAATCAACCCGTCCACACTTCAAGGTCACGCCCACAGTTTGCTCGGATTCCACATATTTAAAAGTGCGGACATCCAAGCTAATGGAAGTGGGTCTGAACTTGTGGATTTGCTTGACTGCTTTGGCATTACCAATTACTCGCCGGATAGCCTGACAAACATGATTGGCTTTCAGTCCTGTAACTTCACGAACGGGCTTATAAACTTTGTGGTGAAGTTTGGTCGTATTTCAACAATTGTCGCGTTTAGCTACTGCGAGTATCTGGTTGCAAGCATCAGCAAATCCCCGCAGAGTCTCATCGATCTTTGGTCAAAACTCTACAGGGACTATAAGCTTGCATTTAACAGACAGAGATTGAGTCACACATACATTTTAACTCATCCCGCTAGACAGATGGAAACTTCCGGGGTATTGAACTCCATCAGTTTCCCTCCTATTCCTCCCACGGCTAAAAGCCGATGGGTTTCTCGGAGTTTTCTATGAACACAGTGCTGTTTCATCTCGCGTTTCCCGTTACCGACATTGAGCAGACCAAAGAGTTTTATGGAAATGGACTGGGCTGCGAAATGGGGCGAGAATCCCGTCATGCCTTGATTTTTAATTTATACGGTAATCAACTCGTGGCGCACGTTACCCAAGAACCTCCAACGCCACAAAAAGGCATTTATCCCCGACACTTTGGCTTAATTTTCACCGAAGAATCGGAATGGGAAGCCTTGCTAGAGCGTGTGCAACAGCGCAATTTAACCTTCTACGAACAGCCCAAACTGCGTTTTAAGGGTCAAATTACCGAGCATCGCACGTTCTTTTTACAAGACCCGTTTTATAACTTACTGGAGTTTAAGTTTTACCGCCATCATGAAGCAATTTTTGGGGGGCGGGAGTTGGCAGAAGTTGGCGATCGCGTTTAACTGGCATCTTCAGCAGTTGCAATAATCAGTTTGATTTATCCCCCAACCTCTCTCATTTGAGGGGAGGGGAGTAAGATTTTCGGCTCCCCCTTCCAACTAACGAATTTTTTCCTTTTCCCCCTCCTTATAGGACGGGGCTGGGGAGTTAGCTTTTTCTACTTTTTGAGAATGGTGCAAGATGTCAGATTTAATAGGTTCAGAAAGGGCAGCGACTATAGCAGCTAGACTGCGAGGATGGACAACCATGAAAGCATGAGCAAAAACTGATAATTTGACATCCCGCCCTACAGGCATCTGGGAGTTTCGTGCAGGGATAATGATAAAATCCCAAGGTGTCCATAGGGACGTGTAATTAATATGTTCCAGCGTCTGGGCGTCTTGATTCAAATCTTCCAAAAACACACTACCCGGACGCATCTGAACGCAAGCGCGGCGATGCCAAAGATAGGCTAACCAAGTGCCTTTGTTGGGTGCAGAGATGGTAATGAAACGTTGTACCCGATTCATCCCTCCTAGTCGTTGTACGTAGTAGCGTGTTACCAAACCCCCCATGCTCAAGCCAACTAAATCAATAGGTTGTTCTGGTGGAAATGTTTTATTGATAAAGTCCCTGACTTGTGATGCCATCTCTTCTAAAGGTAAGGTGGCATTATTCGGTGTTAGGTCGATCATATAAACCGGCCAACCCTGTTGAATCAAGAAGGGAGCTAGGGTACGGAAGACAGAAGAGGTTCTAAGAATGCCGTGAACCAGCACGACTGGATTCCGGTTGTTCTGATGGTTCATTAATGATTCACTCCCAATTCTGCAACTCAGTAATCCAATTACGAAGCAACGCGGTAATTTGTTCGCGGCGTGTTTCAAAGGTAGCCGCTATCCAAATAAATGCGATGCCGACCAGAAGCCCAACAACCCATTTGGAGAAGGGGTAATCAAAAATCAGAATTCCTAGTTGATACAAAGCATTAATTAAAAAAGTTGCCGTGCCTACATAAAGGTATGCTCGAATCCTTAAACCCAGTCCCGCAAAAATTACCAACAAACTAATTATTCCACTTACTAAACCACTCCCTGGATTGCTCCATAAAGCCACAACACAAATTGCACCGCTACCCACCAAGCGTAGGAAGTGACGCCTGTGTTTTTCTTCGGGTTGTTTTAGATTGGGATCGACTTGAGCGATGTAGAGCAAAGACAGTGCCAGCGGAGTGACATACCACAAGGCATCGCTCAGTTTTAGATACCAAAACCAGCGATAGAGCACCCAGTCAATTAACAGGGCACTGAGATAGGTAAAGCGAATTTGCTGATTCAGGATGGCAAAGAAAACGTAGTACCCTGCAATAATCAGTAAACTGACGGGGGAATTCCCCATCGGACTTTCGACAACGGCAATCAGGGGGATAGCGATCGCTGCAACTGTCCAAGGGCGTTTTTGCCAGCCCCAACGTTCCCAAGGCAGGATGAACAGGAAGTAGGCAAAGACAGAAGCGATCGCACCTTTCCAAGGCCCCAATGGCCCCGATAATAGACGTGCAATGGGTAAACTGAGCCAATACAGACGTATTCCAAAGGCTTCTAAAAAGCCCAGATAAACCCAAATTTCTCCACCCCTAACCTCTGGATCGTCGGCTTCCTCCCCCCTGGCAGGCTTGTGGCGTCCCTGAAAGATGGCGTATTGCACTAAAAACACACCCACCCCAAATCCCAGCATTAAAGATTGGGGTTGATAAGTGGTAGCACCTATCAAGAGAAGGCTACTCCAAGCCCAGTGCAGATGAGCGATCACGTTGAGTTCTTCTTTCGTCAGGTGCAGGTACTTGATTAACCAGGGAGATAGCACTCGGTAGGCATACATAATACTCGTCCCCAGCCCTGCCATCACAATTAATCCGTCGCCTGTTGAGCCTCCCGATAGTTGTGAGAGTTGATACAGTAAGATTTCATAAGCAGAAACCGAAACCCCCAACAAAGCAAGGTAGAGCAGGGGTTTAAATGCCTGACGCCGACGCCCCACGCCGATGGCAATCACAGCAAGAGCAAGGGTTGATAAACCCGTCCAGTTGGCGAAAGTGCCCCAGCGCAGTACGCTGCCCAAAATCCCATAAAGTAAAGGGATAACATGCCAGCTACTGGGTAAATGACTCCTACCCGTTCGACGCTGCCACCAGTCCCCTGCTAGCTGGGCAATGAGTCCTAAAGCGAGGTTAGCGATCGCTAAGTTCAGGGCTGAGCGCCCCAAAAAACCCAATCCCTCGGCTGTCAACAATTCCAGACACCAACCTAGGGCGTAAATGCTCCAGTTCGACGGGTGACGCCAGCTCCGATAAAGGATCGCTCCCATTGTCACAAACCCAGCCACCAGCACCGCCACCTCTGGGGAGAGAAACCCCCAATAGACAGCTAAGGAGTGAAGTGTGAGTAGGATGAGTTCTAGACTACATAATGCGATCGCCCAACTATCTGTCGCCGGAACATAAAGGGATGCCAATTCACTAGAACGGCGCATCAGCCAACTACGTATCAGCCATAAACTGGTGAATGCGATCGCACCCGCTACCAACCAACCCTCTAGAGACAGGGGCGGTAATCCAGGGATACCCTCCCATAAGCACATCCCCAAGAAACTCAAACCAAACCCGACTGTAATTCCTGCGGCACTAACGTCTCGCCGATAATGGGTATTCACGAACATCAGGATGGTGGCAACCCCCAAACTGACTAATCGGACATGGGGGATGCTCAGCGTCAAGAATTGCAGCGCAACCAAGGCAGCTATACTTAACGCGCTAGCGAATTGCCTTCGGGAGCCTGATGTCCAAGTCGCTACTCCAGTCAAAGCTAAGGGTGTAACCAGCCACAACAAACCCCAATAAGTCACGTTAACAGTTGGGTTTTCCCATGCGGCTTGAACATTCACCCACAGCAAGACATAACTCAACCCAGCTAAGGCTAAGCCCAAATGCCAAGCACTGCGACGCCATATTGGGGATTGAGCAATTCTAGTAACTCCTGACTCCTGTACGGGTGACGTATGCGTCGCCTCTACACCTGGCTTCTCACGCCCTAACGTCACTGCCCATTCGCCTACCATCAGGGCTAACAAAATGGCTGCCCATTCCCCTCGATTCAGGTGTGGCAACAGATAGTCAATGGCGCACAGAATAGTTGTTATACCTGTAATGTGAGTCAGGTACACCAGCAGTTCGAGATTACGGCTACTACCCAAAAATCCACGTCGTTGGCTGACAATCCCCAAAGTAATGGTGGAATTGAGTAAATTGAGCGTCCGCAGCAGGGGATTAACGGAACTGAGGACAGTTAGGAGGGTGCCAAAGGAGAGAGCGATCGCTTCTCCAAACTCAGCCAAATGAATTTTCTCTCGGCGCTCCAGCCAGTCTATTAACCCGACGATGATGATCAGGTAGGGAAACAGCACCAAGCTTAACAGGGCAAAGGGCGTATCCTCGGAATGGATGAGTTGGCTGGCGGTTGCCACTAGCTGTGTTTGGATATGGGCTGGAATCAACCGCCAAAACAGCCATAGGGACTGTAAGCCAGTGCACAAAATAGCGGCTAAGTCAAGCTTCTGCCAAAATCGTTGTAAGCGACTACCAAAGAACCACAAGCCCAATCCACTCACTGCGATCGCTTGCCAGGGAAACTCGACTCCCACCGAAACCAGCCAGCCTACAAACAGCAACCCACCCCCCAGCCACTCCCAACTCAACTGAGGCAATTCGGATTCCTCGGCTGACAACTTCCGTTGTTGCTGGGATAGCCAAGATAGGAACCAGCCGTAGGCACCAATTGCTAAACCGAGCTGCTGGATATCCACACCTGCGACAAAAATGGCTCTAAACAGAAGAATGCCGATGCCATACACCGCGATTTGGAACGTAGCGGGATGTAGGATATCGGGCGAAGCCCTTCCCGCAGGCTGGGATGAATTAATCCTGCCTTGAGGCTTCCGTCTTCTGCATTCCCAATAGAATGTGGCTAAGGTAGTACTTGTGCCCAAATAAACCGCCACTAGAGGAAATCCGGGCACACTCCAACCCCAGTGCAGGTAACTGAGCGCCAAATAATTGAGGATGGGTAAAGGGGGTTGTTGCTCTCGTTTCCAGATGAAAAAGGCGTTAGCGTAGCGTGCGCGTAGCGCAATCGCGCTCAAGATCGGGGTAGCACAAGCCACCACAATCCAATCGACGGGATTACGCCACAACCCAAAGCCGTCCATCGCCCAAAAGTTGACCGGCACCAGTAGCAGCGTCACAATCTGCAACGTCTGAGCCGTCAAGCGTAAATTACTCTGCCGATTTGCCCAGGCACAGACTCCCCAAAACGTTAAGGTATATCCCAATAACACCCCATATTGTCCAGAGGCTGGGAAATTCTTCCATTGACTGGCAGCTAGCACCCCAGAGGATACCACCACCATGAACACCCCTAGAAACAGCAGCCACCTGACGCTGAGTTCTGCCTGAAGCGACTGCAACATTTCCGTGAGCCAGGTGGGGGACGGATTGGGTTGTTTTGGTGCGGGTGCCGTCGGTTCCTCTGGAGCAAAGTCTGTGGCGAACTCCGGTAACCGTTGAGGCATTGGTGTGCGGGGTGATATTGGCGCTGGAGTTGAGGAGGCTGTTGGCGTAACAATTACTTGTGGCAACGGACAGGTAAGATTTTCTCGGCACAACTTTTGCACGAGACTGTCCGAAAGCAAACCTAAGCGTAAAAACGCATCTAAACCTTCTAACAGTTCAGGATTAGACGTTTGAGTTGTGAGTTCAACTTTGAGTTGAGTCTGAGACAGTAAACCCAAGCGCCGCCATATACTTAGACCTTTTAACAGTGCAGGCTGAGCCGTACTGGTCGTGACTTCAATTGTGACTGAAC
This sequence is a window from Microcoleus sp. AS-A8. Protein-coding genes within it:
- a CDS encoding DUF2157 domain-containing protein; protein product: MSSPRDSEALPPWADRSVTIEVTTSTAQPALLKGLSIWRRLGLLSQTQLKVELTTQTSNPELLEGLDAFLRLGLLSDSLVQKLCRENLTCPLPQVIVTPTASSTPAPISPRTPMPQRLPEFATDFAPEEPTAPAPKQPNPSPTWLTEMLQSLQAELSVRWLLFLGVFMVVVSSGVLAASQWKNFPASGQYGVLLGYTLTFWGVCAWANRQSNLRLTAQTLQIVTLLLVPVNFWAMDGFGLWRNPVDWIVVACATPILSAIALRARYANAFFIWKREQQPPLPILNYLALSYLHWGWSVPGFPLVAVYLGTSTTLATFYWECRRRKPQGRINSSQPAGRASPDILHPATFQIAVYGIGILLFRAIFVAGVDIQQLGLAIGAYGWFLSWLSQQQRKLSAEESELPQLSWEWLGGGLLFVGWLVSVGVEFPWQAIAVSGLGLWFFGSRLQRFWQKLDLAAILCTGLQSLWLFWRLIPAHIQTQLVATASQLIHSEDTPFALLSLVLFPYLIIIVGLIDWLERREKIHLAEFGEAIALSFGTLLTVLSSVNPLLRTLNLLNSTITLGIVSQRRGFLGSSRNLELLVYLTHITGITTILCAIDYLLPHLNRGEWAAILLALMVGEWAVTLGREKPGVEATHTSPVQESGVTRIAQSPIWRRSAWHLGLALAGLSYVLLWVNVQAAWENPTVNVTYWGLLWLVTPLALTGVATWTSGSRRQFASALSIAALVALQFLTLSIPHVRLVSLGVATILMFVNTHYRRDVSAAGITVGFGLSFLGMCLWEGIPGLPPLSLEGWLVAGAIAFTSLWLIRSWLMRRSSELASLYVPATDSWAIALCSLELILLTLHSLAVYWGFLSPEVAVLVAGFVTMGAILYRSWRHPSNWSIYALGWCLELLTAEGLGFLGRSALNLAIANLALGLIAQLAGDWWQRRTGRSHLPSSWHVIPLLYGILGSVLRWGTFANWTGLSTLALAVIAIGVGRRRQAFKPLLYLALLGVSVSAYEILLYQLSQLSGGSTGDGLIVMAGLGTSIMYAYRVLSPWLIKYLHLTKEELNVIAHLHWAWSSLLLIGATTYQPQSLMLGFGVGVFLVQYAIFQGRHKPARGEEADDPEVRGGEIWVYLGFLEAFGIRLYWLSLPIARLLSGPLGPWKGAIASVFAYFLFILPWERWGWQKRPWTVAAIAIPLIAVVESPMGNSPVSLLIIAGYYVFFAILNQQIRFTYLSALLIDWVLYRWFWYLKLSDALWYVTPLALSLLYIAQVDPNLKQPEEKHRRHFLRLVGSGAICVVALWSNPGSGLVSGIISLLVIFAGLGLRIRAYLYVGTATFLINALYQLGILIFDYPFSKWVVGLLVGIAFIWIAATFETRREQITALLRNWITELQNWE
- a CDS encoding VOC family protein, which produces MNTVLFHLAFPVTDIEQTKEFYGNGLGCEMGRESRHALIFNLYGNQLVAHVTQEPPTPQKGIYPRHFGLIFTEESEWEALLERVQQRNLTFYEQPKLRFKGQITEHRTFFLQDPFYNLLEFKFYRHHEAIFGGRELAEVGDRV
- a CDS encoding RNA-guided endonuclease TnpB family protein, whose amino-acid sequence is MKANHVCQAIRRVIGNAKAVKQIHKFRPTSISLDVRTFKYVESEQTVGVTLKCGRVDFKLSIGGYQIALLRGQNLTSATLNKSKKGDYYINFVVEIDTPPTGKTPKVIGVDLGRKDIATTSTGKSWSGEHIQSVRDKFSRVRANVQSKRTRNSRRLLRRLSGRERRFQKWLNHDISKQLVTEAKQSDAALAFEDLTGIRDSLNQKPRSKTERRRTNNWAFYQLRIFVKYKAAIAGVPVVFVPPAYTSQTCSRCRHVHPEKGKSYRNGKKFKCGHCGFEHDADINAAILIAALGGAVSLPGSPGIACLLEGQWTLILAEVLPLFRLA
- a CDS encoding TIGR00297 family protein translates to MLFTTSFTPWLVAVGLNTVLLAIVWIAPKKLLTPAGIFHAWLLGVLIWGTLGWQGYVVVMFYFLVGSAVTRIGMEQKEAAGIAEKRSGARGPENVWGSALTGALCALGTLLVAPPYRSLLLLGYVASFATKLSDTCGSEVGKAYGKRTFLITTLQPVARGTEGAISLEGTIAGVVGSIAIAFIGWGVNLISLTDVLFCVISAFIATNVESLIGATLQSKFDWMTNEVVNFINTLIGAIVAVLLVLAGRWYSLG
- a CDS encoding triacylglycerol lipase; this encodes MNHQNNRNPVVLVHGILRTSSVFRTLAPFLIQQGWPVYMIDLTPNNATLPLEEMASQVRDFINKTFPPEQPIDLVGLSMGGLVTRYYVQRLGGMNRVQRFITISAPNKGTWLAYLWHRRACVQMRPGSVFLEDLNQDAQTLEHINYTSLWTPWDFIIIPARNSQMPVGRDVKLSVFAHAFMVVHPRSLAAIVAALSEPIKSDILHHSQKVEKANSPAPSYKEGEKEKIR